One segment of Nostoc flagelliforme CCNUN1 DNA contains the following:
- a CDS encoding transposase, producing MPDCSNLFFGKRLGVSVMAGRFEGLSDLEWKLFEDIFPKQVSKRGKGMPHAPYRYVLNSLLYILITGCRWCDLPRGDIWASKSSSHRWLKRWRSDGTFEYIQGRVLAIANERGLINWDFGAVDGSFSPWKGRR from the coding sequence ATGCCAGATTGTAGTAATCTATTTTTTGGCAAGAGGTTGGGTGTATCAGTGATGGCTGGACGTTTTGAGGGATTGAGCGACCTAGAATGGAAGCTATTTGAGGATATATTTCCTAAGCAGGTATCCAAGCGTGGTAAAGGAATGCCTCATGCACCGTATCGCTATGTATTAAATAGTCTGTTATACATTCTGATAACTGGATGTCGATGGTGTGACCTTCCACGAGGGGATATATGGGCATCGAAAAGCTCATCCCACCGATGGTTAAAGCGATGGCGTTCTGATGGAACATTTGAATATATACAAGGACGTGTATTAGCGATCGCTAATGAGAGGGGGCTTATAAACTGGGACTTTGGGGCTGTTGACGGCTCTTTTTCCCCCTGGAAAGGGAGGAGGTGA
- a CDS encoding transposase, with amino-acid sequence MTALFPPGKGGGEEVAYGGKGKGVLIHTLTEGGGMPLANCTTPANGNEREQIIPLLDKVKLKTLKRGRPRKRIKVLAADKGYDSKQKRVDLRKRGIRPQIPKRVWKTKKNKGRPIKISVPRFQQERCFAWYQRKYRRLVVRWERQKVYFDAFLDLATIHIWINKILLVG; translated from the coding sequence TTGACGGCTCTTTTTCCCCCTGGAAAGGGAGGAGGTGAAGAAGTTGCCTATGGAGGCAAGGGAAAAGGTGTTCTTATTCACACGCTTACAGAAGGTGGTGGAATGCCCTTGGCTAATTGTACTACCCCAGCCAACGGTAACGAGAGGGAGCAAATAATACCTCTACTCGATAAAGTTAAACTTAAAACATTAAAACGTGGCAGACCACGTAAGCGAATCAAAGTATTGGCTGCTGATAAAGGGTACGACTCGAAACAAAAACGTGTTGACCTACGCAAACGAGGTATTCGTCCTCAAATCCCAAAACGAGTCTGGAAAACCAAGAAAAACAAAGGAAGACCAATCAAAATCTCTGTTCCTAGATTTCAGCAAGAGCGCTGTTTTGCTTGGTATCAGCGAAAATACCGCCGTCTTGTTGTCAGATGGGAACGTCAAAAAGTTTACTTTGACGCATTCCTTGACCTTGCTACAATCCACATCTGGATTAACAAAATATTATTAGTGGGATAG